In Euphorbia lathyris chromosome 9, ddEupLath1.1, whole genome shotgun sequence, the following are encoded in one genomic region:
- the LOC136206721 gene encoding LOW QUALITY PROTEIN: uncharacterized protein (The sequence of the model RefSeq protein was modified relative to this genomic sequence to represent the inferred CDS: substituted 2 bases at 2 genomic stop codons): MGTNIKALKRVSNSXHFXKMGTKILPLSSSNQGIEIECKQIHDSPAKINQLVRSLASRSKSERQQIRQTYKQMYGQDITTFLQNLCVNGSTVCSALSMWIIDPHERDALVAKQALEQPQTNYKAILEIFVGKKSSHIMLIKQIYQARFRKQLDQDIINLDPPHPYQKILIALSASHKAHQVDVSNHVAKCDAMRLYEAGLGGLGAISEGVVLEILSKRSIQQMILTFSSYKHIYGHEYSKSLEKGKREFEDALRTVIKCMCYPSNYYAKALYRSIKGTTSDRGGLARVIMNRAEVDMDDIKSKFKIKYGIELRQAISESESIPPGDYRDFLVGIIYKY; the protein is encoded by the exons ATGGGTACCAATATAAAAGCACTAAAAAGGGTCTCAAACTCTTAACATTTCTAAAAAATGGGTACAAAGATTCTACCTTTATCATCATCTAACCAAGGCATTGAGATAGAATGCAAACAGATTCATGATTCTCCTGCAAAGATAAACCAATTGGTTAGATCATTGGCTAGCCGGTCCAAGTCCGAAAGGCAACAAATCAGGCAGACTTACAAGCAAATGTATGGTCAAGACATAACCACTTTTCTTCAAAACCTTTGTGTCAATGGCTCTACAGTTTGCTCAGCTTTATCTATGTGGATCATTGACCCACATGAACGTGATGCACTTGTGGCTAAACAAGCTCTTGAGCAACCTCAGACTAATTACAAGGCTATCCTTGAGATTTTTGTGGGTAAGAAATCAAGTCATATTATGCTTATTAAACAGATTTACCAAGCAAGGTTTAGAAAGCAATTGGACCAAGATATCATCAATCTTGACCCACCCCATCCTTACCAAAAG ATTCTTATAGCATTATCTGCATCACATAAGGCACATCAAGTAGATGTGAGTAACCATGTTGCTAAATGTGATGCTATGAGGTTATATGAGGCAGGATTGGGAGGTTTAGGAGCCATTTCAGAAGGTGTTGTGCTTGAGATTTTGAGTAAAAGGAGTATTCAACAGATGATTCTGACATTTTCTAGCTATAAACACATCTATGGACATGAGTATTCCAAG TCACTTGAGAAGGGGAAGAGGGAATTTGAAGATGCACTTAGAACTGTCATCAAATGCATGTGCTATCCATCTAATTACTATGCAAAG GCATTGTATAGAAGCATAAAAGGAACAACAAGTGATAGAGGGGGGTTGGCAAGGGTGATAATGAACAGAGCAGAGGTAGACATGGATgatatcaaatcaaaattcaagaTAAAATATGGGATTGAGCTAAGACAAGCAATATCTGAAAGTGAAAGCATTCCACCTGGGGATTACAGAGACTTTCTTGTTGGTATTATCTACAAGTACTAA
- the LOC136207332 gene encoding blue copper protein-like — protein MASRLVLAVIMFIIPTITARFKDHIVGDEAGWRLGFDYQAWANAKKFHVGDKLVFKYGVGSHNVQKVNGTGFQNCIRPPLSEALTTGHDTVVLATPGRKWYICGVGKHCENGMKFAITVFPLKEKTPSPPTPPLTYGKTFIVGDGAGWRLGFDYQAWAYGKKFQVGDKLVFRYPVGAHNVFKVNGTEFHSCTRPSATEALSSGYDTIVLASPGNKWYICGVGKHCDNGMKLFLTVMPRRD, from the exons ATGGCTTCCCGTCTAGTTTTAGCAGTTATAATGTTCATTATTCCAACAATCACAGCTCGGTTTAAAGACCATATAGTTGGAGATGAAGCTGGATGGCGTCTTGGATTTGATTACCAAGCTTGGGCTAATGCCAAGAAATTTCACGTCGGAGACAAGCTTG TATTCAAATATGGTGTGGGATCTCACAATGTGCAGAAGGTAAACGGAACTGGTTTCCAGAACTGCATCAGGCCGCCTTTAAGCGAGGCACTAACCACTGGACACGACACAGTCGTATTGGCAACACCGGGAAGAAAATGGTACATTTGTGGAGTTGGAAAGCATTGTGAAAATGGGATGAAATTTGCTATAACAGTGTTTCCATTGAAAGAGAAAACTCCAAGCCCTCCGACTCCTCCTCTTACTTATGGTAAAACATTCATAGTTGGAGATGGTGCTGGTTGGAGACTTGGTTTTGATTACCAGGCTTGGGCTTATGGCAAGAAATTTCAAGTTGGAGACAAACTTG TATTTAGATATCCTGTGGGAGCTCATAATGTGTTTAAAGTGAATGGAACTGAATTCCACAGCTGCACGAGGCCGTCAGCTACAGAGGCTCTGAGTAGTGGATATGATACAATAGTATTGGCAAGTCCAGGAAACAAATGGTATATTTGTGGTGTTGGTAAACACTGCGACAATGGGATGAAGCTTTTCCTGACTGTCATGCCGCGCCGTGACTAA